A region of the Methyloprofundus sedimenti genome:
TCCGCAAATGCTACGCGACTGGGTTAGCGACTTGGGCATTAGCACCTTTGTCGGTTCATCACAGCGCGTGTTTCCGCTGGAAATGAAGGCAGCGCCGTTATTAAGAACATGGTTACATCGCCTGCGCACAGCTGGCGTAAAAATACACACCCGACACCGCTGGCTGGGCTGGGATGCGAAACAGGCGCTACGCTTTAGCTACCTGGAAACAGAAAAAACAGTTATTGCCGATGTCATCGTGCTGGCATTAGGCGGTGGCAGCTGGGCTAAATTCGGTTCAGATGGATTATGGCTGCCTTTACTCGCGCAACGCAATATTGCTATCGCGCCATTGCAGCCCGCTAATTGCGGTTTTATCGTGGCCTGGAGTGATTATTTTCGCGAACGCTTTGCTGCGACACCGCTAAAATCCGTAACGTTATCTTTTACCGATGCTGCGGGACAATTACACACGAAAAACGGTGAGTTAATGCTCACGGCTTCAGGTGTGGAAGGCAGTTTGATTTATGCATTATCGGCTCCGCTGCGGGAAACTTTAAATGCACAGGGATCGGTTACAGTGTATCTGGATTTGACGCCTGATAAAGACTTGGCATGGGTCAAGAGCGCGCTTTCCCGCAGCAGAGGCTCAAGGTCTATGAGCAACCATTTACGTAGTAAAGTCGGCATTAGCGGGGCAAAATCAGGCTTATTACGCGAATATTTATTTACCAGCGAATTTTCCGATATAGCAAAGTTAGCTGCGGCTATAAAAGCCCTGCCGATTCAGTTAATCGCCACTCGTCCCATTGATGAAGCAATCAGCACCGCAGGTGGTGTGTGTTTTAGCGCCATGAATACACAGCTGATGCTTAAAAGCCTGCCGGGTGTATTTTGTGCCGGTGAAATGCTGGACTGGGAAGCGCCAACCGGTGGTTATTTGCTTAACGCCGCATTTGCCAGTGGTCGAGCAGCAGGCATAGGCGCGCTAAACTGGCTACAGTCTGTAAAAGCAAATAAAGAAACTGCATGACACACACACTTTGCCATCCAGGCAGGGTGGGGCTTTTAGTCTGCTTTGTATTGCCGACATTGCAAAATTATCTGCCGGCCGAAATATGCCATGAAATAGACTAACCTGCTTACCCACAACTCTCAGCCACAATGGAATAAAAATTTAAATATCAGTATGTTAAAAATATCGTCAGAAACTTCTCATTATCCACGGGAAAATATTAAAAAGTTGCTTTACAATATATTCTATGAACTCGCCTAAACCTGAATTACCAGAGATAAACAAAGAAGATCGCACACCGCTAGTCGATGTGTTATTGGAAATGCTTGCCTGGCAACAAAAGCAGATTGATGAGTTAGCACAAGAGATACTCAAGCTTAAAGGCGAAACCACAAAGCCTAAAATCAAACCGAGTACAATGGATAAGGAGGGTGCCCCAGGAAGTGATGACTCCTCATCAAAAAGGAAAAAAGGCCCAAGGCGCAGTAAAAAAGGCAACCTCAAAATAGATGAAACCCAAATTATTCAGCCGGATGAAATCCCGGAGGGTTCACGCTTTAAAGGGTATCAGGATCGTGTTATTCAGGATATTACCTTTCAAACTCATAACATTCGTTATCGTTTAGCAGAATATATAACGCCAGAGGGTCTTACGATTTTAGGTCAGCTTCCTGAAGACATTCAGGGAGGTAGTTTTGGTAAAAGCCTTATTGCCTTTATTCTCTATCAATACCATCACCAACATGTCACACAGCCATTACTACTGGAACAAATTCGTGATTTAGGCGTCGATATTTCGAGCGGTAAGCTCAGTTATATACTAACAGAAGATCTGGACGATTTTCATGCCGAAAAAGATGAATTACTGAAGACGGGATTATCCGTTTCTAAATATATTCATACAGATGATACTGGCGCACGGCATAAAGGGCAAAATGGCTATTGCACACATATTGGCAATGATTTTTTTGCCTGGTTCAGTAGTACAGAAAGTAAAAGCAGAATCAATTTTTTAAACTGTCTATCACAAGGCAAAACAACGCTTTATACATTGAACACAGGTGCCATTGAATACATGGCACAAAATAAGCTGTCTGTTGTAATCTTGGCGACACTGGAAAATATCAGTGTCTGCATTAACACGGCACCTGACTGGTGCGAATGGCTGGATCAGCAAGGCATCGTTAAACCTCGGCACAGAAAAATAGTCACGGAAGGTGCTTTGATGGGAGGGCTGCTAGACCAAGGCATTTCCTCTGACTTTTCAATTATCAGTGATGATGCAGGGCAGTTTAACGTCTTTGATCATGCCTTGTGCTGGATCCATGCCGAACGAGTGATTAATCGCCTGATTCCTTTAAATGACAGCCATACCAAGGCAGTAGATGACGCACGCGACCAGCTTTGGTCGATTTAC
Encoded here:
- a CDS encoding IS66 family transposase — its product is MNSPKPELPEINKEDRTPLVDVLLEMLAWQQKQIDELAQEILKLKGETTKPKIKPSTMDKEGAPGSDDSSSKRKKGPRRSKKGNLKIDETQIIQPDEIPEGSRFKGYQDRVIQDITFQTHNIRYRLAEYITPEGLTILGQLPEDIQGGSFGKSLIAFILYQYHHQHVTQPLLLEQIRDLGVDISSGKLSYILTEDLDDFHAEKDELLKTGLSVSKYIHTDDTGARHKGQNGYCTHIGNDFFAWFSSTESKSRINFLNCLSQGKTTLYTLNTGAIEYMAQNKLSVVILATLENISVCINTAPDWCEWLDQQGIVKPRHRKIVTEGALMGGLLDQGISSDFSIISDDAGQFNVFDHALCWIHAERVINRLIPLNDSHTKAVDDARDQLWSIYHDLKAYKLNPVTEQASSIRQRFQILCSTKTCYETLNQALGRMGKNQHELLRVLDKPYLPLHNNLSERDIRDYVKKRKISGSTRSDAGRKARDTFASLKKTCRKHGMSFWGYLKSRLLKLEGIPPLSEVIRAAAASG
- a CDS encoding TIGR03862 family flavoprotein, with the translated sequence MTENKTATFSAAIIGGGPAGLMAAEMLSQAGVKVDLYDAMPSVGRKFLLAGKGGLNLTHAEPFTDFVTRYGTAQADIEPLLNDFSPQMLRDWVSDLGISTFVGSSQRVFPLEMKAAPLLRTWLHRLRTAGVKIHTRHRWLGWDAKQALRFSYLETEKTVIADVIVLALGGGSWAKFGSDGLWLPLLAQRNIAIAPLQPANCGFIVAWSDYFRERFAATPLKSVTLSFTDAAGQLHTKNGELMLTASGVEGSLIYALSAPLRETLNAQGSVTVYLDLTPDKDLAWVKSALSRSRGSRSMSNHLRSKVGISGAKSGLLREYLFTSEFSDIAKLAAAIKALPIQLIATRPIDEAISTAGGVCFSAMNTQLMLKSLPGVFCAGEMLDWEAPTGGYLLNAAFASGRAAGIGALNWLQSVKANKETA